One stretch of Chryseobacterium fluminis DNA includes these proteins:
- a CDS encoding LpxD N-terminal domain-containing protein codes for MTFHQPQKLKTIADLIGSKFIGSEDFPVLGTNEIHKVRPGDIVFVNHPKYYGKALHSAATVILIDREVECPAGKALLVSDDPFRDFNKINTHFTRIINFTEELHDAEIGEGTKIHRTAVIGNNVTIGKNTLIFPNVVIGDRTVIGDNVIIQSNTVLGGDAFYYRKLHGNFDRLISVGNVIVENNVEIGNGCTIDRGVTDSTVIGEGSVLDNQIQVGHDTVIGKKCLIASQVGIAGCCIIGDEVTLWGQVGIASGNKIESGSVILGKTGVNRDLEKGTYIGMFAEDFKTYLKKEVKLRNLK; via the coding sequence ATGACGTTCCATCAGCCACAAAAACTGAAAACTATTGCAGATCTTATCGGATCAAAATTTATAGGTTCTGAAGACTTTCCGGTATTAGGAACTAATGAAATTCACAAGGTACGGCCAGGTGATATTGTTTTTGTAAATCATCCGAAATATTACGGTAAGGCTTTACATTCTGCAGCAACCGTTATCCTGATTGACAGGGAGGTAGAATGTCCCGCAGGAAAAGCACTTCTTGTCTCCGATGACCCTTTCAGGGATTTTAATAAGATCAATACTCACTTTACGAGAATAATCAATTTCACCGAAGAACTGCATGATGCCGAGATCGGAGAAGGCACGAAAATTCACCGTACGGCTGTCATCGGGAATAATGTTACTATTGGAAAGAACACCCTTATTTTCCCGAATGTGGTGATCGGAGACAGAACGGTCATCGGTGATAACGTGATCATCCAGTCCAATACGGTATTGGGAGGCGATGCTTTTTATTACAGAAAACTTCACGGAAACTTTGACCGCCTGATTTCTGTTGGAAATGTCATTGTGGAAAATAATGTAGAAATAGGAAACGGCTGTACCATAGACCGGGGAGTTACAGATTCTACGGTCATTGGCGAGGGCTCTGTGTTGGATAACCAGATCCAGGTCGGGCATGATACAGTAATCGGTAAAAAGTGTCTGATCGCTTCTCAGGTAGGAATCGCAGGATGTTGCATCATTGGTGATGAGGTAACTTTATGGGGCCAGGTGGGTATAGCTTCCGGTAACAAGATTGAAAGCGGATCTGTTATTCTTGGCAAGACGGGAGTAAACAGAGATCTTGAGAAAGGAACATATATCGGGATGTTTGCAGAAGATTTTAAAACCTATCTGAAGAAAGAGGTAAAACTGAGAAATCTCAAATAA
- the efp gene encoding elongation factor P, which translates to MATSNDIRKGLCIEFSNDIFKVIEFLHVKPGKGPAFVRTKLKSVTNGKVLDNTFSAGHKIDEVKVITRKFQYLYDDENGFHFMNNDDFSQLYLNKEMIENSNLMKAGEEVTIILKEADETPLSAELPQSVYLEVVEADPGVKGNTATNALKNAIVETGARVMVPLFIEPGDKIKVSTEDGAYLERVK; encoded by the coding sequence ATGGCAACAAGTAACGATATCAGAAAAGGTCTTTGTATAGAATTTAGCAATGATATTTTCAAAGTAATTGAATTTCTTCACGTAAAGCCAGGCAAAGGTCCTGCTTTCGTCAGAACAAAATTAAAATCTGTAACCAACGGAAAAGTATTGGATAATACTTTCTCTGCAGGTCACAAAATCGATGAAGTAAAGGTAATTACAAGAAAATTCCAGTACCTTTATGATGATGAGAACGGATTCCACTTTATGAACAATGATGACTTTTCTCAGTTATATCTGAATAAAGAAATGATTGAAAACTCAAACCTGATGAAAGCAGGTGAAGAAGTTACCATCATCTTAAAAGAAGCAGATGAAACTCCGCTTTCTGCCGAACTACCGCAATCTGTTTATTTAGAGGTTGTAGAAGCTGATCCGGGTGTGAAAGGAAACACCGCAACGAATGCGCTTAAAAATGCAATTGTCGAAACAGGAGCTAGAGTAATGGTTCCCCTGTTCATTGAGCCGGGAGACAAAATTAAAGTAAGTACGGAGGACGGAGCTTACTTAGAAAGAGTAAAGTAA
- the lpxA gene encoding acyl-ACP--UDP-N-acetylglucosamine O-acyltransferase: MIHQLAAVDKRAKISKNVIVEPFTTIAGDVEIGEGTWIGPNVTIMDGARIGKNCRIFPGTVISAIPQDLKFDGEDTQVIIGDETTIRECVTVNRGTKALGFTKIGKNCLIMATSHIAHDCVIGDHVIIVNGCGIAGHVEIGDYTVMGGLSAVHQFGKIGKHVMISGGTLVRKDIPPYVKVAREPMSYAGINSVGLRRRGFTNEKIFEIQKIYRAIFQMKMNVSQAILYIEKEMLPTAERDEILQFIQNSPRGIVKGYGTGKDS; encoded by the coding sequence ATGATTCATCAATTAGCAGCCGTAGATAAACGCGCGAAAATCAGCAAAAATGTAATTGTAGAACCTTTTACTACAATTGCCGGTGACGTAGAAATCGGGGAAGGAACTTGGATCGGTCCGAATGTCACCATCATGGATGGAGCGAGGATCGGAAAAAACTGCAGAATTTTTCCTGGAACGGTGATCTCAGCCATTCCTCAGGATTTAAAATTCGACGGTGAAGATACTCAGGTCATTATCGGTGACGAAACTACGATCAGAGAATGTGTAACGGTAAACAGGGGGACAAAAGCCCTTGGATTTACCAAAATTGGGAAAAACTGCCTGATAATGGCCACTTCTCATATTGCACACGACTGTGTCATCGGAGATCACGTTATCATTGTGAACGGTTGCGGTATTGCTGGTCACGTAGAAATAGGTGACTATACGGTAATGGGAGGTTTATCTGCTGTTCACCAATTTGGTAAAATCGGGAAACATGTCATGATTTCCGGAGGTACTCTGGTGAGGAAAGATATTCCGCCGTACGTAAAAGTGGCCAGAGAGCCAATGTCTTATGCAGGAATTAACTCTGTGGGACTCAGAAGACGAGGTTTTACCAACGAGAAAATCTTTGAAATCCAGAAAATTTACAGAGCGATCTTTCAGATGAAAATGAATGTTTCACAGGCAATCTTATATATTGAAAAAGAAATGCTTCCTACTGCAGAAAGAGATGAAATCCTTCAGTTTATACAAAATTCTCCGCGAGGGATCGTAAAAGGGTACGGAACCGGAAAAGACAGTTAG
- a CDS encoding bifunctional UDP-3-O-[3-hydroxymyristoyl] N-acetylglucosamine deacetylase/3-hydroxyacyl-ACP dehydratase, producing the protein MSDMQKTLQQEVTLSGIGLHTGREVKLTMKPAKENTGFVFVRTDLEGHPQVEADVNYVVATERGTTLEKLGVKITTCEHLLAALVGCDIDNAVLEMDASEPPILDGSSKFFVEAIESVGVVDQGVAREYLVVKEVLTYSDPATGSEITIIPSDTYEITTMVDFGTKVLGTQNATLKNISEFKEEISSARTFSFLHELEMLLDHGLIKGGDISNAIVYVDKDLTPDTTEKLKKAFGKDEVSIRPNGILDNLNLNYPNEAARHKLLDVIGDLALAGVKIKGKVIANKPGHFVNTQFAKKLNRQWKLQKKKNVPDFDLTKEPVFDINGIMKLMPHRPPFLLIDKILELSDSHVVGLKNVTMNEPFFVGHFPKEPVMPGVLQVEALAQTGGILVLASVPDPENYSTYFIKIDKVKFKRKVVPGDTIIFKIELIEPIRRGIVHMQGYGYVGDAVAVEAELMAQVAKNKVD; encoded by the coding sequence ATGAGTGATATGCAGAAAACACTTCAACAGGAAGTGACACTTTCCGGAATCGGACTTCATACTGGTAGAGAAGTAAAATTAACCATGAAGCCTGCAAAAGAAAATACAGGTTTTGTATTCGTAAGAACAGATCTGGAGGGGCATCCTCAGGTTGAAGCTGATGTTAACTATGTTGTAGCTACAGAAAGAGGAACGACATTAGAAAAACTAGGCGTAAAAATTACTACATGTGAGCACCTTTTAGCCGCTTTAGTTGGATGTGATATTGACAATGCAGTGTTAGAAATGGATGCTTCCGAACCTCCGATTTTAGACGGATCTTCAAAATTCTTTGTAGAAGCCATTGAAAGCGTCGGCGTTGTTGATCAGGGTGTGGCCAGAGAATACCTGGTGGTAAAAGAGGTTCTTACCTACAGCGATCCGGCTACAGGATCTGAAATCACCATTATCCCTTCAGATACGTACGAAATTACAACGATGGTTGATTTCGGAACTAAAGTTTTAGGAACTCAGAATGCGACCTTAAAAAATATTTCAGAATTTAAAGAAGAGATTTCATCTGCGCGAACATTCAGTTTTTTACATGAATTGGAAATGCTTTTAGATCATGGCCTTATTAAAGGCGGAGATATTTCTAATGCTATTGTATACGTAGATAAAGATCTGACTCCCGATACAACGGAAAAATTAAAGAAAGCTTTCGGAAAAGACGAAGTATCGATCAGACCCAACGGAATTCTTGATAATCTGAACCTAAATTATCCAAATGAAGCGGCAAGACACAAATTACTGGACGTAATCGGTGATTTAGCTTTGGCAGGAGTGAAAATAAAAGGAAAAGTCATTGCAAATAAGCCCGGGCATTTCGTCAATACCCAGTTTGCGAAAAAACTTAACCGTCAGTGGAAACTGCAGAAGAAGAAAAACGTTCCAGATTTTGATCTGACAAAAGAGCCGGTATTCGATATCAACGGAATTATGAAGCTGATGCCTCACAGACCTCCGTTTTTGTTAATTGATAAAATCCTTGAGCTTTCGGATTCTCATGTAGTAGGACTGAAGAACGTAACCATGAACGAACCCTTCTTCGTAGGTCACTTCCCTAAAGAACCTGTGATGCCGGGAGTTCTCCAGGTGGAAGCTTTGGCGCAGACAGGAGGAATTCTCGTATTGGCCAGTGTTCCGGATCCTGAAAACTATTCTACCTATTTCATTAAGATTGATAAGGTGAAATTTAAAAGAAAAGTAGTACCCGGAGATACGATCATTTTCAAAATTGAATTAATAGAACCTATCCGAAGAGGTATTGTGCATATGCAGGGTTACGGGTATGTAGGAGATGCTGTAGCGGTAGAAGCAGAATTAATGGCCCAAGTTGCAAAAAATAAAGTTGATTAA
- the lpxD gene encoding UDP-3-O-(3-hydroxymyristoyl)glucosamine N-acyltransferase: MEFTASQIASFIDGKIIGDENALITGVSPIESGETGHLSFIAQDRFSHYLDTSNCSVIIVSETLLEKDSYNSTVIAVKDAYLSFQVLMNLYQEMQGRKEGIEDGSSIHQTSVIGDKVYIGAFTYISEKAKIGEGSQIFPHVYIGKGVKVGKNCKIDSGARIYDYCIIGDNCVIHSNTVIGGDGFGFQPTSEGFKKIPQLGNVIIEDDVEIGSNCSIDRATIGSTVIGKGTKIDNLIQIAHNVKIGKNNVIAAQAGIAGSTTIGDWNQIGGQVGVVGHIKIGSQVKIQAQSGVNSSVNDRETLYGSPAISYNDYLRSYVHFRNLPEIVNKINNLENTSKDKTNE; this comes from the coding sequence ATGGAATTTACAGCTTCGCAAATTGCAAGTTTTATTGACGGGAAAATAATAGGTGACGAAAATGCACTTATTACTGGCGTTTCACCAATTGAAAGTGGAGAAACGGGGCATCTTTCTTTTATAGCACAGGATCGCTTTTCCCATTATCTGGACACTTCAAACTGTTCCGTGATTATTGTTTCTGAAACCCTTCTGGAAAAAGATTCTTATAACTCAACTGTTATTGCCGTAAAAGATGCCTATCTTTCATTTCAGGTTTTAATGAACCTGTATCAGGAAATGCAGGGCCGAAAAGAAGGTATTGAAGATGGTTCTTCCATTCATCAGACTTCCGTAATCGGTGATAAAGTCTATATCGGTGCCTTTACCTATATCTCAGAGAAAGCAAAAATAGGAGAAGGATCTCAGATTTTTCCGCATGTGTACATCGGAAAAGGGGTAAAAGTAGGTAAAAACTGTAAAATAGACAGCGGAGCCAGAATTTATGATTACTGTATCATCGGCGATAATTGTGTGATACACTCCAATACGGTAATCGGGGGTGACGGGTTCGGTTTTCAGCCCACTTCTGAAGGATTCAAAAAAATTCCTCAGTTAGGAAATGTGATCATTGAAGATGACGTGGAAATCGGATCAAACTGCAGTATCGATAGAGCGACTATAGGCTCTACAGTCATTGGAAAAGGTACAAAAATAGATAACCTTATCCAGATTGCACACAATGTGAAAATAGGAAAGAATAATGTCATTGCAGCACAGGCGGGAATTGCAGGATCTACAACCATCGGTGACTGGAACCAGATTGGCGGCCAGGTAGGTGTGGTGGGTCACATTAAAATTGGCAGTCAGGTGAAAATTCAGGCTCAGAGCGGGGTGAATTCCAGTGTGAACGACAGGGAAACCTTGTATGGCTCTCCGGCAATTAGCTATAACGACTATCTGAGAAGTTATGTGCATTTCAGGAATTTACCTGAAATTGTAAACAAAATAAACAATCTTGAGAATACCTCAAAAGATAAAACTAATGAGTGA
- a CDS encoding HD domain-containing protein, with amino-acid sequence MQNKLKIINDPVHGFIRIPHEILFDIIEHPYFQRLRRIGQTGLLNLIFPGATHTRFHHALGAMHLMFTAIETLRQKGVKISEEEEKGAMLAILMHDIGHGPFSHALESMLMDDWHHENLSLLLMNRLNDEFNGELSVAIEMFQGKYHRKFFNQLISSQLDVDRLDYLKRDSFFTGVSEGNINTQRIVSMMNVCEEGELVIDAKGIYSIENFLTARMFMYWQVYYHKTSALAEFLLVKILERAKYLVSRGISLTATENLNYFLHRGKSAATEEDIQRFTQLDDNDIIQAMKSWQNSDDFILSYWCRCVIQRNLPKTVISSHAYNRDFIEEKIKNVNEFFEIDNGAELVHEIKRKLLPYDTEKQPIYLLQKNGQKIRMEESQDQLLSGLMINKTTRYILTFPRDMPAIIS; translated from the coding sequence ATGCAGAATAAGCTTAAGATCATCAACGATCCGGTTCACGGATTTATAAGGATTCCTCATGAAATTCTATTTGATATCATTGAACATCCCTATTTTCAGAGATTAAGAAGAATAGGCCAGACCGGACTTCTGAATCTGATATTTCCGGGAGCAACGCACACCAGGTTTCATCATGCGTTAGGAGCAATGCACCTGATGTTTACGGCTATCGAAACGTTGAGACAAAAAGGGGTGAAAATTTCTGAAGAGGAAGAAAAAGGAGCAATGCTGGCTATCTTAATGCATGATATTGGTCATGGTCCTTTTTCTCACGCCCTGGAAAGTATGTTGATGGACGACTGGCATCACGAAAACCTCTCTTTATTACTAATGAATCGGCTGAATGATGAATTCAACGGGGAATTGTCCGTTGCCATTGAAATGTTTCAGGGGAAATATCACCGGAAATTTTTTAATCAGCTTATCTCCTCACAGCTCGATGTCGACAGGTTGGACTATTTAAAACGGGACAGCTTTTTTACAGGGGTTTCTGAAGGAAATATCAATACCCAGCGAATTGTTTCCATGATGAATGTCTGTGAGGAGGGAGAGCTGGTGATCGATGCAAAAGGAATTTACTCTATTGAAAACTTTCTTACTGCTCGGATGTTCATGTACTGGCAGGTATATTATCATAAAACCTCAGCTTTGGCCGAGTTTCTTCTGGTAAAAATTCTGGAACGCGCAAAATATCTTGTTTCCCGCGGCATATCTCTTACCGCTACAGAAAATTTAAATTACTTTTTACACCGAGGAAAAAGTGCAGCTACAGAGGAAGACATCCAAAGGTTTACCCAGCTCGATGATAATGATATTATTCAGGCCATGAAAAGCTGGCAAAACTCAGATGATTTCATTTTGTCATATTGGTGTCGGTGTGTCATCCAGAGAAACCTTCCGAAGACCGTGATTTCATCTCATGCCTATAACCGTGATTTTATTGAAGAAAAAATAAAGAATGTTAATGAATTTTTCGAAATTGACAATGGTGCTGAGCTGGTTCACGAAATCAAAAGAAAACTTCTTCCTTATGACACCGAGAAACAGCCCATTTATTTACTGCAGAAAAACGGTCAGAAAATCAGAATGGAGGAGTCGCAGGACCAGCTCTTGTCTGGCTTGATGATCAATAAAACGACCAGGTATATTCTCACCTTTCCCAGAGATATGCCTGCCATAATTTCTTAA
- a CDS encoding YncE family protein — protein MKNYFMIQPKKLFASTLFLSLAFSISCSNNNENAPLPKPFEEKIVIANRGSASVSFIDPATNSVTKTLPIPNSEPMYVVYVPKTDKLYVGDRAGKKVYIINPQNQAIESSVSVGNGVFHMWADGNGKELWVANDIDNTVSVINLASNTVTKTIDVGMKPHDVFLTPDGTAAYVSVISSDSSPDKVFKYSTSNYTKTNEVLVGKDPHLFRLSDNRLYVPCQSGKVYSLNADTMDLVFEKDYTGAHGVFPSPDQHILFVSNITGAQLYSISTATGSPASNPLPSPTPVPHNIVVNQQGNKMFVTHSGASANTVSAYNIASSGTLTPSSTITVGTNPFGLAYYKRKQN, from the coding sequence ATGAAAAATTATTTTATGATTCAACCTAAAAAATTATTTGCCTCAACTCTATTTTTGAGCTTAGCATTCAGTATTTCCTGCAGTAATAACAATGAAAACGCTCCTTTGCCTAAACCTTTTGAGGAAAAAATCGTTATTGCAAACCGTGGCAGTGCCAGTGTCAGCTTCATTGATCCCGCTACCAATTCTGTGACTAAAACATTACCTATTCCCAATTCGGAACCCATGTATGTGGTCTATGTTCCAAAAACGGACAAACTCTATGTAGGGGACAGGGCAGGAAAAAAAGTATATATCATTAATCCGCAAAACCAGGCAATTGAAAGCTCTGTAAGCGTTGGAAACGGTGTGTTCCACATGTGGGCCGATGGCAATGGAAAAGAATTATGGGTAGCCAATGACATAGACAATACGGTTTCCGTTATTAATCTGGCATCAAACACAGTGACAAAAACCATCGATGTAGGGATGAAGCCACATGATGTATTTTTGACGCCTGATGGTACCGCAGCTTACGTTTCCGTAATATCCAGCGATTCTTCTCCTGATAAGGTTTTTAAATATTCAACATCAAATTATACAAAAACCAATGAAGTACTGGTCGGAAAAGACCCTCATCTCTTCCGCCTTTCTGATAACAGATTATATGTTCCCTGTCAGTCCGGAAAAGTATATTCCCTAAATGCAGATACCATGGATCTGGTTTTTGAAAAAGACTATACCGGAGCTCACGGGGTTTTCCCATCTCCGGATCAACACATCCTTTTCGTAAGCAATATCACCGGGGCGCAGCTATACTCAATCAGTACCGCGACAGGTAGCCCGGCAAGCAATCCTCTACCATCACCTACTCCTGTTCCTCACAATATTGTAGTAAATCAGCAGGGAAACAAAATGTTCGTCACTCATTCCGGGGCCTCTGCCAATACGGTGTCTGCTTATAATATTGCTTCATCAGGAACCCTTACCCCATCCTCTACCATCACGGTAGGAACCAATCCTTTTGGTCTGGCTTACTATAAAAGAAAACAAAACTGA
- a CDS encoding thioredoxin family protein: MEKFWKKGMSFESYIGGIQSKIEAQENNELADKQLLTIQRAHHIMENYIPDLKQQKKLEEKNFHGRILIIAEDWCGDCSQAIPVIEKFFDSRNPLKILYRNENPDLMRLFLTNGNEAIPIVIFLDENFNLISHWGPRTRHGLELLAKFKHDPDQYPRSVFLNDLQVYYERNSGFDIVEEILEIL; the protein is encoded by the coding sequence ATGGAAAAATTCTGGAAAAAAGGAATGTCTTTTGAGTCTTATATTGGCGGGATCCAAAGTAAAATTGAGGCTCAGGAAAACAATGAGTTGGCAGACAAGCAGCTGTTAACAATTCAAAGGGCTCATCATATCATGGAAAATTATATTCCGGATCTGAAACAGCAAAAAAAGCTGGAAGAGAAAAATTTTCACGGCAGGATACTAATTATTGCTGAAGACTGGTGTGGTGACTGTAGCCAGGCTATTCCTGTCATTGAAAAGTTTTTTGATAGCAGAAATCCTCTGAAAATTCTTTATCGGAACGAAAATCCTGATCTGATGAGATTATTTTTAACGAACGGCAATGAAGCAATACCAATTGTCATTTTTCTTGATGAAAACTTCAATCTCATCTCCCACTGGGGTCCCCGAACCCGGCACGGACTTGAACTTCTGGCAAAATTCAAACACGATCCCGATCAGTATCCAAGATCAGTATTTTTAAATGATCTTCAGGTGTATTATGAGAGGAACAGTGGTTTTGATATTGTAGAAGAAATTCTGGAAATTTTATAA
- the porX gene encoding T9SS response regulator signal transducer PorX — protein MSEKILWIDDEIDLLKPHIVFLEKKGYHVTPVNNVNEALDLMDSEKFALTLIDENMPGISGLEAIPMIKEKDNALKIVMVTKSEEEHIMEEAIGSQIADYILKPVNPNQILLSLKKNLQEENLVEQKTILQYQQEFRNLSMELSYLRTYQEWAEYYKKIVNWELKFDKVADNEFADLLQSQKEEANIQFAKFIENNYEEWLTGNDKPNMSHTLFKEKVKPEVEKEKVLLLMVDNLRYDQWKVIEPLFTKFYNKVSEDYYYSILPTATQYARNSFFAGLMPSEIEKRFPDKWFNDNEDGNKNEFERDFLEDQMKRIGLSSKSMKYLKVLNADFEKKIYDDFNQHKNNDLLVIVYNFIDILSHAKTDNHIVDQLIRDDKTFRSLTLNWFENSSLLKIIKLAAESGFKLVITTDHGTVYVKKPSKVVGDRETSTNIRYKTGKSLTYDDSDVWAITNPEKLFLPKGNLSSKYIFAKNNIFLAYPKNYNHFVNYYKETYQHGGISLEECIIPISILEPK, from the coding sequence ATGTCGGAAAAAATATTATGGATAGATGATGAAATAGATTTACTCAAACCTCACATCGTATTTTTGGAAAAAAAAGGGTATCACGTAACCCCCGTTAATAATGTGAATGAAGCATTGGACTTAATGGACTCTGAAAAGTTCGCACTAACTCTGATTGACGAAAATATGCCCGGAATTTCAGGACTTGAAGCAATACCGATGATTAAGGAGAAAGACAACGCTCTTAAAATCGTAATGGTAACAAAAAGCGAAGAAGAGCATATTATGGAAGAAGCCATCGGTTCACAGATTGCCGATTATATTTTAAAGCCCGTGAATCCTAACCAGATTTTATTATCCCTCAAGAAAAATCTTCAGGAAGAAAACCTGGTTGAGCAGAAAACCATTCTCCAGTATCAGCAGGAGTTCAGGAATCTTTCTATGGAACTTTCTTATCTGCGAACTTACCAGGAATGGGCAGAATATTACAAAAAGATTGTGAACTGGGAGCTTAAGTTTGACAAGGTCGCTGATAATGAGTTTGCCGATCTTCTTCAATCTCAGAAGGAAGAGGCCAATATCCAGTTTGCAAAATTTATCGAAAACAATTATGAGGAATGGCTCACCGGAAATGACAAGCCCAATATGAGCCACACCCTGTTTAAAGAAAAGGTAAAACCCGAAGTAGAGAAAGAAAAAGTTCTTTTACTTATGGTAGATAATCTGCGTTATGACCAATGGAAGGTTATTGAACCCCTGTTTACCAAATTTTACAATAAGGTATCGGAAGATTATTACTACAGTATTCTTCCTACTGCTACTCAATATGCAAGAAATTCATTCTTTGCCGGCCTGATGCCTTCAGAAATTGAAAAGCGTTTTCCTGATAAGTGGTTTAATGATAATGAAGACGGAAATAAAAACGAATTTGAACGCGATTTCCTGGAAGATCAGATGAAAAGAATTGGCCTAAGTTCCAAATCAATGAAATATCTGAAAGTGCTGAATGCCGATTTTGAAAAAAAGATTTATGATGACTTTAACCAGCACAAAAACAATGATCTTCTGGTGATTGTTTATAATTTTATTGATATTCTTTCTCATGCAAAGACAGATAATCACATTGTTGACCAGTTAATTCGTGATGATAAGACCTTCCGCTCTTTAACTTTGAACTGGTTTGAGAATTCATCCCTGCTTAAAATTATCAAGTTAGCCGCAGAAAGCGGATTTAAGCTTGTCATTACCACCGATCACGGAACGGTATATGTAAAAAAACCAAGCAAAGTGGTGGGCGACAGAGAAACGTCTACCAACATCCGTTACAAAACAGGAAAAAGCCTAACGTATGATGACAGCGATGTCTGGGCCATCACCAATCCCGAAAAATTATTCTTACCAAAAGGAAATTTAAGCTCGAAGTATATTTTTGCTAAAAATAATATTTTCCTCGCCTATCCTAAGAATTATAACCACTTTGTGAACTATTATAAAGAAACCTATCAGCATGGCGGTATTTCTCTGGAGGAATGCATCATCCCGATCAGTATTTTAGAGCCTAAATAA
- the xth gene encoding exodeoxyribonuclease III translates to MKLITYNVNGIRAAFTKDFLSWLQAADPDIICIQESKAGNDQIDIESLEKAGYLSYWHSAVRKGYSGVGIASKTAPHHVEYGCGIESYDNEGRIIRADFDGFSVISVYVPSASNIERLEFKMQFCHDFSEYIKKLKKEIPNLIISGDFNICHEAIDIHDPVRLKNVSGFLPMEREWMTDFINECELIDSFRYFNREPDHYTWWSYRQNSRAKNKGWRLDYNGSV, encoded by the coding sequence ATGAAATTAATTACTTATAACGTCAACGGAATCCGTGCCGCTTTCACAAAGGATTTCCTGAGTTGGCTGCAAGCTGCAGATCCTGATATTATCTGCATTCAGGAAAGCAAAGCGGGAAACGACCAGATTGATATCGAAAGCCTTGAAAAAGCGGGCTATCTCAGTTACTGGCACTCAGCAGTAAGAAAAGGCTACAGTGGGGTCGGAATAGCATCAAAAACAGCACCCCATCATGTGGAGTATGGCTGTGGCATTGAAAGCTATGATAATGAAGGTAGGATTATCCGCGCGGACTTTGACGGATTTTCTGTGATTTCAGTCTATGTTCCTTCTGCTTCTAATATTGAAAGGCTGGAATTTAAAATGCAGTTTTGTCATGACTTTTCAGAATATATAAAAAAATTAAAAAAAGAAATTCCAAACCTGATCATTTCGGGAGACTTTAATATCTGTCATGAAGCTATTGATATTCATGATCCGGTTCGTTTAAAGAATGTTTCAGGATTTTTGCCTATGGAAAGGGAATGGATGACGGATTTCATCAATGAATGTGAACTGATCGACAGCTTCAGATATTTTAACCGTGAACCGGACCATTATACCTGGTGGAGTTACAGACAGAATTCAAGGGCAAAAAATAAAGGCTGGCGATTGGATTATAACGGATCAGTATAA
- a CDS encoding ISAon1 family transposase N-terminal region protein, with amino-acid sequence MSSEKELLKLLLPEYLVEYFDITHFEEKEGLLHLYFEEKNTVPKELSSLHLQSKGFHEEITVNDFPLRGKPVKLHIRRRRWTDIKSGKILQRDWNLIAVGTRMTKDFAEFLKKISRY; translated from the coding sequence ATGTCATCTGAGAAAGAATTATTAAAATTACTGTTACCGGAATATCTGGTTGAATACTTTGATATTACCCATTTTGAAGAAAAAGAAGGATTGCTTCATCTTTATTTTGAGGAAAAAAATACTGTTCCCAAAGAGCTTTCCTCTTTGCATCTACAATCCAAAGGCTTTCATGAAGAAATCACGGTTAATGACTTTCCTCTCCGTGGAAAACCTGTAAAACTTCACATCAGACGAAGAAGATGGACCGATATAAAATCTGGTAAGATCCTGCAGAGAGACTGGAATCTCATTGCCGTTGGAACCCGCATGACAAAGGACTTTGCGGAGTTCTTAAAAAAAATCAGCCGATACTAA